The nucleotide sequence TAGACTATACTCATGTCACTGAATTTCAAGTCCATATCCAATATTTCCTTTGCCATGAAATGATTAACCTTTTCGTCACTGAAACTGAGCCTCTCCATCACAACCATTTCAGGATTTAGACCCAAACCAACTAACCTCTCCGCTATCTTCTTTACTCCATATGAATAAGGTTCTGGGATTATCAATAGATCCCTGCCCAAGGCTATACTCTTATCTATTTCAGTGTAATCTAATTCCCCTCTAATATGAAAAGTCATAAAGACTACCTGAGATAAATCCTTCTCAACTAAAGCCAAAGCCCTCAATACAGAGGATATCCCAGGTACAACTTCATATTTAACATCAAACTGTCTGCATGATTCCCTGATCCTTCCAACGAACTGAAAATCAGAGACTGAGGGGTCGCCATGGTCTAATATAGCAACATCTTGTTCTCTGGCTCGTTTTACCAAATCGGGTATTTGCCTATCCTGGTCTTTATAATTTAGATATACTACCTCTTTTCCTGATAAATTAAATCTAGAAACTACACTCTGCCAACCGGCAACTATTTTACACTTCTCTATAATCTTTAGAGCCTTAAGTGTTATTAATTCAGGGTCTCCTGCACCTACACCCACTATGTAGAGCGTTTCAAACACCTGCTATTGCAACTGTTATTTTGCTCTTATAACTTATTTTCCTTAAGATCAACTTCGCAGAAGGACCTCCTGCTATGAATGCGCTGATCTCAGCTACGCCCTTTATTCCGAGTTCCTCCAATTTCTCACTAGGTGGGGTTAAACATTCGTCATTAAATGAATTTATAGTCTCCCAGTCGATCTTTTGAAACGGAATATTCAGACTTTTAGAGACTTCCTCTACAACCTCCCTTACTGAAGCTATCTTCAACACCCTGTCCAATCCTACTTTCAACTGACCTAGAGCAAAATATATTGCCTCCTTAATTTCCTCGACAGAGGCTTCTTTCTTTGCACCTATTCCAACATACAATTTCAATGGTCTGAGATAAACAGTGTTGTCGTCACCCATGTTCTCGTTTCCGTCCTTAATAACTTTAACAAAGTACTTACATTCAGCATCTTTACCTAAAACGTAATTGCCCTTAACTACTGGTAAAGAGTTCACGCCCTCAACACATACCTTTTCTCCCCTAATTAAAGCTGAGGTTACCCTGACTATCGCGTTAACATTAATCACCTTGCATATTAGTAAATTTGCCAACTCTTCTACGCTAGTCACCTGGTTTATCTCACTTGCTGTGGTTATTACGGGCGTGGCGTTTAATATTCTGGATATCTCAGAGGCGAGTTGGTTTGAACCCCAGTGGGAGCCCAACAAAGGAATAACAAACTTCAGGGAGTCATCAACTGCAATAACGGAGGGATCTACGTCTTTACTCTTAGCATACTTACATACAGTCCTTACAACTCCACCTAATGCCATAACGAAAACTAGTGCATCATAACAATTCCAAATCTTGCCTAACAAATTATCGTCATATTTAAAAAGCACACTTGGGTACTCTTTCTTAATAATGTTCCAGAGCTTTCTTGCACTGTCCTCAGCTGTAGCGTAAATTACTGCTATCCCTCTCCTCCAGTATATCACAGCTCTCCCTCAAATACATAAATTCTTTTTACCTCGCTGTCCTTTACCCCTCTTGCCATACCAATAGTATTATAATAAGCAGATACGAAACCCTTGCTGTCTAGTCCGATCATTCCTATGTTGTCCTTACCGAAAATCGAGGTCACCTTATTTATAACGCTTCTTATGGAGTCATCAATAGAAATACCTAAGGATACAAGAATATCAACTTCTTTAGCAGGTAATGTCCTGAGTATAATTTCTCCTATTCCAGTGGAGGAAACTGCAACTCTCTCGGTTGCGTAAAAACCTGCCCCAGGTATAGGCGAATCTCCAACCCTTCCGGGTAATTTCCCCGAAATCCCACCAGTACTAGTTCCTGCAACCAGATTACCTTCTTTATCAAGTGCTACTGCACCCACAGTGTCGCCTGATCTTAGGGGAGACGTAATTGAAGTTTCTATGGTGACAAGGGATTCCTCTCCTCTATTACCTACCAATAGCACATGTCTTCCGTTCTTGAGAACTTTTAGAGCTTCCCTTATTGGGTTTTTAACTTTGACAGAAGCTACAGCACCAACCCTTAATGTGTTACCATGCATTATCCCTGCATCCATCTCGACCTCGCCTTTGGAATTTTTCACACTTCCCACGCCTGCATCGAATACTCCGCAATCCTCCATGTAAGCTATAGCTTCCACAACAGCTTCGAGACTTGATCCCCTCTTAAATTCATCATAACCCCTTTCAAGAGCTTTCTCCAGTTCAACTAAAGCTCTTTCATGATTCCTCTTATCCCAATTCCCAGCTCCACCATGGATACCTAAAATAGGAACTTTATATTTCATAATTACTAGAGAAGGAGAACACATAAAAATTATTCGTGTCTTGGATAATTACTCTTCAGAACGTGTTCATAAAGTGCATTCGGACTTTATATCCCGTAAATTTTTTCATAACACTAGAAAAATTAGTATAGTTAGGATGATGTACTTTCACCCTCACTGAAAGGTGAGGATGAGTCCGACTACTGACGCAATAGAAAACTCAAGGAGGGATTAACATTCACGTTTTCAGTAAGGCCAGGTGCGCTCACTAATCGCCTACTGGTGATATCATCATGAAGAGTATACTGTTGCGTAAACTATGCCCCAATTAGCATATGAACCCCCTGTATTTCCGCCTATAGCAAAAGTGTATTGTCCTGCAGAATATTTAAGACCTACGTTATACGATAGAGTAGCGGTCTCACCACTATTTAAATCAGTAACTTGAGTGTATAACCATCCAGTGGATGGGTTATAAGTAGCTTTCATGCAGACGTAAAAGTAATTGGAAGTCTGTTGAATTCCAAAACCGTTATTACCAAGTGGACCATATGGTGTAATACTACTTATATACCCATTATTTGACGTTACGTTAAATAAATTGAAAACAGATGCAC is from Sulfolobus acidocaldarius DSM 639 and encodes:
- a CDS encoding cobalt-precorrin-7 (C(5))-methyltransferase, whose product is MFETLYIVGVGAGDPELITLKALKIIEKCKIVAGWQSVVSRFNLSGKEVVYLNYKDQDRQIPDLVKRAREQDVAILDHGDPSVSDFQFVGRIRESCRQFDVKYEVVPGISSVLRALALVEKDLSQVVFMTFHIRGELDYTEIDKSIALGRDLLIIPEPYSYGVKKIAERLVGLGLNPEMVVMERLSFSDEKVNHFMAKEILDMDLKFSDMSIVYVKLS
- the cbiG gene encoding cobalt-precorrin 5A hydrolase, which encodes MIYWRRGIAVIYATAEDSARKLWNIIKKEYPSVLFKYDDNLLGKIWNCYDALVFVMALGGVVRTVCKYAKSKDVDPSVIAVDDSLKFVIPLLGSHWGSNQLASEISRILNATPVITTASEINQVTSVEELANLLICKVINVNAIVRVTSALIRGEKVCVEGVNSLPVVKGNYVLGKDAECKYFVKVIKDGNENMGDDNTVYLRPLKLYVGIGAKKEASVEEIKEAIYFALGQLKVGLDRVLKIASVREVVEEVSKSLNIPFQKIDWETINSFNDECLTPPSEKLEELGIKGVAEISAFIAGGPSAKLILRKISYKSKITVAIAGV
- a CDS encoding isoaspartyl peptidase/L-asparaginase, translated to MKYKVPILGIHGGAGNWDKRNHERALVELEKALERGYDEFKRGSSLEAVVEAIAYMEDCGVFDAGVGSVKNSKGEVEMDAGIMHGNTLRVGAVASVKVKNPIREALKVLKNGRHVLLVGNRGEESLVTIETSITSPLRSGDTVGAVALDKEGNLVAGTSTGGISGKLPGRVGDSPIPGAGFYATERVAVSSTGIGEIILRTLPAKEVDILVSLGISIDDSIRSVINKVTSIFGKDNIGMIGLDSKGFVSAYYNTIGMARGVKDSEVKRIYVFEGEL